ACTAAAAATGCATTGGATCTTTCCAAACACGGAATAAAAGTAGTTTCTATTGAATTAAACAGCGGCTCATTTGATGAATTTTTGGTAGCTATAAAACCTTTCATGGTTGTTTTTGACCGTTTTATAACGGAAGAACAGTTTGGCTGGCGCGTTACTGAAAATTGCCCGGAAGCCTTAAAAATACTAGATACAGAAGATTTGCATTGCCTTAGAAAAACCAGAGAAAAAGCAGTTATGGAAAATCGCAGGTTTGAAGTATCTGATTTATTGCATACTGATATTGCCAAACGAGAGATGGCTTCTATTTTACGATGTGATGTGTCGTTGATTATCTCTCCTTTTGAAATGGAGTTGCTACAAAACACGTTTAAAATTGATAAACGTATGCTACATTATATCCCGTTTATGATCTCACCAATAAAAGAAGAAACTACTCAACATCTGAAGTCTTTTGAAGAAAGAAGTCATTTTGTATTCATGGGTAATTTTAAACATGCTCCAAATGCAGATGCGGTATGGTATCTGAAAAACCACATTTGGAAAGGGATTCGGGAAAAAATCCCGGCAGCTGAATTACATATTTACGGAGCGTATCCTACACAACGGATTTTACAAATGCATGATTCAAAGGGAGGTTTTATGGTAAAAGGCTATGTAGAAGATGCCGAATCTGCCATTCAAAGTATCAGGGTAATGTTGGCCCCTTTACGGTTTGGTGCAGGAATTAAAGGGAAATTTGTACAAGCCATACTAAATGGAACCCCCTAATGTAACTTCCGGGATAGGAGCAGAAGGAATGCATGGAAATGTACCATGGTGTGGTTTTGTTGAAGATGATTCAACGAAATTTGTAGAGAAAGCAGTTGAATTGTATACTAAAAAAGATCTTTGGGAACTTGCCCGGCAAAATGGCGTGAAAATCATCAATTCTTTATGTGAAAAAGAAAAATCAGGAGCACTATTGATTCGCAAAATAAAAACCTTACAAACACATCTTACCGGGCACAGGGTGCAAAATTTTATGGGAAGTGTACTTCAATACCATACATTACAGAGCACAAAATACATGAGTAAATGGATTGAGGAAAAGAACAGATATATATAAATAGTTATTTTTTTAATTGATTACCCACTTTTATACCAGTATTGATGAGTGACAGCTACTACCAGTCTATCAAATAGTCTTTCAGCGAAATAGCGTCTGTTGAGTTTATAGCAGAACTCGTCAAGATAATTCTGCAAATATTTTCCTTTAATTTTATGGTAAATACCTAACAGAGTGCGTTTTGCATTACTTATGGCTATATGCACCGATTTTAGTGTGGTAATAGTGGTTTCTTTATTTGATTTTTCAGTAATGTGTACTTCCACATAATCACCTATGTCTACATAAGACGTGCTTTTGTCGCTAAAAACAATGCATGTATCATCAAAATTACTATCAATAAGCGTGTTGACTTCTTCTTTTTTATGAGTATCCAAAACTTTCATTTTAAAATAACGACATTGTTTGGATTGTTTCCCAGTCTTTAAATCTTCTAAAGGTACAGACTCTGCCATTACCGCTACGTTAGATTGTTTTTGACTGCCTCTGCCTATTTTAAGCTTTTGTCTGTCGGATTCTTTTGTTGCCACAGTAAAGTAAGCTTGATCAAACTCAATCATATCTTCAAGGTCGTATAAATTATCTCGTTTTCCCATAGCCGAACGTATTCTGTGCATAAGAGACCATATAGTGGTATAACGTGTATGGTTGAGCTGACGTTGTAATTCGGCAGCAGAAATACCTTTTTTACTAAAAGTCATAAATGCCATAGCGAGATACCAAGTACGAATAGGTAAATTGGAGTTCTCCATCATAGTACCGCTGCGTAGAGTAGTTCTAAAACCACAATAAGAACATTGCCACATCCATTTAGACTTTAACCAATAGTGCTTTTTTGATTGACATTTTTTGCAAATGACTCCTTCTTTTGAACGAGCCAACTTCATATGTGATTTACAGGAAAACTCATCTGGAAATTGTTCAATAAAATGTAGTAAATTCATAATTCTAAACTTTATATTAAGATACGAATTTTTAAA
This window of the Flavobacteriaceae bacterium genome carries:
- a CDS encoding IS1595 family transposase — translated: MNLLHFIEQFPDEFSCKSHMKLARSKEGVICKKCQSKKHYWLKSKWMWQCSYCGFRTTLRSGTMMENSNLPIRTWYLAMAFMTFSKKGISAAELQRQLNHTRYTTIWSLMHRIRSAMGKRDNLYDLEDMIEFDQAYFTVATKESDRQKLKIGRGSQKQSNVAVMAESVPLEDLKTGKQSKQCRYFKMKVLDTHKKEEVNTLIDSNFDDTCIVFSDKSTSYVDIGDYVEVHITEKSNKETTITTLKSVHIAISNAKRTLLGIYHKIKGKYLQNYLDEFCYKLNRRYFAERLFDRLVVAVTHQYWYKSG